The Lacerta agilis isolate rLacAgi1 chromosome 5, rLacAgi1.pri, whole genome shotgun sequence genome has a segment encoding these proteins:
- the C5H3orf33 gene encoding protein C3orf33 homolog isoform X2 → MAGQRGGEPANYVSRLSAWADEHLTLVRNISTGMAIAGVILLAKSVKLTTKFTTAMEIPVEFIEKNVKLRGRLHRISERGLEIEHVPITLPIISSLQRRWNSDGLLLIRLAGVELTPDGTVWLKEEVKPPQMMWFQLLGRKDLVLDCLVVVSKGRFSSICLNEEILRRGLGKTVRIDGLAHESRIYWKLHKRLLRAELKAVRKNKGIWREETLIEKLKERIRNNRYMQKLKQFATWLSIRL, encoded by the exons atggcggGGCAGCGAGGCGGAGAGCCGGCGAATTACGTCTCTCGCCTCTCGGCCTGGGCGGACGAGCACCTCACCCTCGTCCGG AACATCAGTACTGGAATGGCAATAGCTGGAGTAATTTTACTTGCAAAGAGTGTAAAATTG ACAACCAAATTCACAACTGCTATGGAAATACCAGTGGAATTTATAGAGAAGAACGTTAAGTTGCGGGGACGGTTGCACCGGATAAGTGAACGAGGATTGGAAATTGAACACGTTCCCATTACCCTTCCAATCATTTCATCTTTGCAGAGAAGAT GGAATTCAGACGGTTTATTGCTGATCAGACTTGCTGGTGTGGAGCTAACACCAGATGGCACGGTCTGGTTGAAAGAAGAGGTAAAACCCCCACAGATGATGTGGTTCCAACTTCTGGGAAGGAAGGACTTAGTGCTTGATTGCCTTGTGGTAGTAAGTAAG GGTAGATTTTCCAGCATCTGCCTGAATGAAGAAATCCTGAGACGAGGGCTTGGCAAGACAGTCCGTATTGACGGACTAGCTCACGAATCCCGGATATACTGGAAACTCCACAAGAGGCTACTTCGGGCTGAATTGAAAGCCGTGAGGAAAAATAAAGGAATCTGGAGAGAAGAAACGTTAATTGAGAAGCTGAAAGAGCGTATAAGAAACAACAGATACATGCAGAAGTTAAAACAATTTGCAACCTGGCTAAGCATCCGCCTCTAA
- the C5H3orf33 gene encoding protein C3orf33 homolog isoform X1 yields the protein MAGQRGGEPANYVSRLSAWADEHLTLVRNISTGMAIAGVILLAKSVKLNYLMRYIALEKTTKFTTAMEIPVEFIEKNVKLRGRLHRISERGLEIEHVPITLPIISSLQRRWNSDGLLLIRLAGVELTPDGTVWLKEEVKPPQMMWFQLLGRKDLVLDCLVVVSKGRFSSICLNEEILRRGLGKTVRIDGLAHESRIYWKLHKRLLRAELKAVRKNKGIWREETLIEKLKERIRNNRYMQKLKQFATWLSIRL from the exons atggcggGGCAGCGAGGCGGAGAGCCGGCGAATTACGTCTCTCGCCTCTCGGCCTGGGCGGACGAGCACCTCACCCTCGTCCGG AACATCAGTACTGGAATGGCAATAGCTGGAGTAATTTTACTTGCAAAGAGTGTAAAATTG AACTATCTGATGAGATACATTGCTTTAGAAAAG ACAACCAAATTCACAACTGCTATGGAAATACCAGTGGAATTTATAGAGAAGAACGTTAAGTTGCGGGGACGGTTGCACCGGATAAGTGAACGAGGATTGGAAATTGAACACGTTCCCATTACCCTTCCAATCATTTCATCTTTGCAGAGAAGAT GGAATTCAGACGGTTTATTGCTGATCAGACTTGCTGGTGTGGAGCTAACACCAGATGGCACGGTCTGGTTGAAAGAAGAGGTAAAACCCCCACAGATGATGTGGTTCCAACTTCTGGGAAGGAAGGACTTAGTGCTTGATTGCCTTGTGGTAGTAAGTAAG GGTAGATTTTCCAGCATCTGCCTGAATGAAGAAATCCTGAGACGAGGGCTTGGCAAGACAGTCCGTATTGACGGACTAGCTCACGAATCCCGGATATACTGGAAACTCCACAAGAGGCTACTTCGGGCTGAATTGAAAGCCGTGAGGAAAAATAAAGGAATCTGGAGAGAAGAAACGTTAATTGAGAAGCTGAAAGAGCGTATAAGAAACAACAGATACATGCAGAAGTTAAAACAATTTGCAACCTGGCTAAGCATCCGCCTCTAA
- the SLC33A1 gene encoding acetyl-coenzyme A transporter 1, whose protein sequence is MSPTISYKDSSRQRRPGSYQNSMDMLKRELPPPDFCGDGREVGDDREALLQEPSVTPLGTPRGYRAELGSISLLLFLYVLQGIPLGLAGSIPLILQSKNVSYTDQAFFSFVFWPFSLKLLWAPLVDAVYFKSFGRRKSWLVPTQYTLGLFMMYLSRQVDSLLGEEDGKSPDVVALTVTFFVFEFLAATQDIAVDGWALTMLSRENVGYASTCNSVGQTAGYFLGNVLFLALESASFCNKYLRFQPQPRGIVTLSDFLFFWGAVFLITTTLVALLKKEDRERHPSKEETKGIMDTYKLLFSIVKMPAVLTFCALILTAKIGFSAADAVTGLKLVEEGVPKEHLALLAVPMVPLQIILPLIISKYTAGPQPLNIFYKAMPFRLLFGLEFAFLVWWTPKVKYEGGFPIYYYIILLLSYALHQVTVYSMYVAIMAFNAKVSDPLIGGTYMTLLNTVSNLGGNWPATVALWLVDPLTVKECVGAQGHNCGTTAAAELCTKEGGSCIITLDGYYVESLICVALGFVWWSFLGPKFKKLQNERASSWKCRRASS, encoded by the exons ATGTCCCCCACCATCTCCTACAAAGACAGCAGCCGGCAGCGCCGGCCGGGCTCCTACCAGAACTCCATGGATATGCTGAAGAGGGAGCTCCCGCCCCCGGACTTCTGCGGGGATGGCCGCGAAGTGGGAGATGACCGAGAGGCGCTTCTCCAAGAGCCGAGCGTCACACCGCTTGGGACACCCCGGGGCTACCGAGCGGAGCTGGGCAGCATCtcgcttctcctcttcctctacgTGCTGCAGGGCATCCCGCTGGGGCTCGCGGGCAGCATCCCGCTCATCTTGCAAAGCAAGAACGTGAGCTACACGGACCAGGCTTTCTTCAGCTTCGTCTTCTGGCCTTTCAGCTTGAAGCTGCTGTGGGCCCCCCTGGTGGATGCAGTGTACTTCAAGAGCTTTGGCCGGCGCAAGTCGTGGCTTGTGCCCACTCAGTACACCTTGGGGCTTTTTATGATGTACCTTTCTAGGCAGGTGGACTCTTTGCTTGGGGAAGAGGATGGCAAAAGCCCAGATGTGGTGGCCCTTACAGTTACCTTCTTCGTGTTTGAGTTTCTGGCTGCCACTCAGGACATAGCTGTAGATGGCTGGGCATTGACTATGTTGTCTCGGGAGAATGTGGGCTATGCTTCCACTTGTAACTCTGTGGGCCAGACAGCTGGCTACTTCTTGGGAAATGTCTTGTTCTTGGCTCTGGAATCAGCCTCTTTTTGCAACAAGTATTTGCGGTTTCAGCCTCAACCCAGAGGAATTGTAACGCTTTCAG ATTTCCTATTTTTCTGGGGTGCTGTTTTCTTAATAACTACCACCTTGGTTGCACTCTTGAAAAAAGAAGATAGGGAAAGACACCCatcaaaagaagaaacaaaaggcATCATGGATACGTACAAGCTGCTCTTCTCAATAGTAAAAATGCCAGCAGTTCTTACATTTTGTGCCCTGATTTTAACAGCAAAA ATTGGATTCTCAGCAGCAGATGCAGTCACAGGCCTCAAACTGGTTGAAGAAGGAGTACCTAAAGAACACTTGGCTCTTCTTGCTGTTCCAATGGTTCCACTGCAGATCATATTGCCTCTGATCATCAGCAAATACACAGCAGGTCCACAGCCCCTGAACATATTTTACAAAGCTATGCCTTTTAG GTTACTGTTTGGGTTAGAATTTGCTTTCTTGGTTTGGTGGACTCCCAAAGTAAAATACGAAGGAGGATTTCCCATCTATTACTATATTATATTGCTTCTGAGTTACGCTTTGCATCAG GTTACGGTGTACAGCATGTATGTTGCTATAATGGCTTTCAATGCCAAAGTTAGTGACCCACTCATAGGCGGAACGTACATGACGCTACTTAACACGGTGTCAAATTTGGGAGGAAACTGGCCGGCAACAGTAGCTCTTTGGCTTGTGGATCCACTTACAGTGAAGGAGTGTGTCGGAGCTCAAGGACATAACTGTGGGACTACAGCTGCTGCAGAA CTTTGTACAAAAGAAGGTGGATCTTGTATTATTACCTTGGATGGATATTACGTGGAATCCTTAATATGCGTGGCTTTGGGATTTGTTTGGTGGTCGTTTCTCGGTCCCAAATTCAAAAAGCTGCAGAACGAGAGGGCATCTTCATGGAAATGCAGGAGAGCCAGTTCATAG